One window of Bacillus alkalicellulosilyticus genomic DNA carries:
- a CDS encoding PH domain-containing protein, which yields MNEWKRLHSATIVLSFLSTFKGFIFPIIISVFIGGFRTTSIFNIYTIAGVSLLFSFLYGLFYWLTFRYTLYEGELTTKKGIFVKKTRYIRQERVQSIDVTAGVLQRIFGLVKVKIETAGGGAEPELELLAVTKKEAAELREALLQRTSNELENDEVEQIEEKKSEKTTWKLPFSDLVIAAATSSSVGIVLSALLAIFSQIEVLIPETLYNRSVEYIFDTSVFYLILSLAFLFVLAWLISIGLMVIKYANFTITKEDNDIIIERGLLEKRQLTLNVNRITAVRIVSSPLRQPFGFRTIFVESKGGGSSDEQFSTVLIPLLHQKQLRSVMQHLIPTYDVSLDINPIPKRAALRYLLRIGLLPTIIISVLTYFTSFGKYGFFLLPLVIGLGYWQYKDAGVGYDQQSIYFRFRSINQTLVIVHKKRIEAADVHQSVIQRYRRLASIDISVLSSIIGKTFSVVDVSEKESKAFLQWYTYEKKESNKTS from the coding sequence ATGAATGAATGGAAGAGATTACATAGTGCAACGATAGTATTGTCTTTTTTATCAACGTTTAAAGGATTTATCTTTCCAATTATTATTAGTGTTTTCATTGGTGGATTCCGAACGACTTCGATTTTTAATATATACACGATAGCTGGTGTGTCCTTATTGTTTTCATTTCTTTATGGCCTATTTTATTGGCTTACGTTTCGTTACACTCTATACGAAGGAGAGTTAACAACGAAAAAGGGGATTTTTGTAAAAAAGACACGCTACATACGGCAAGAACGAGTCCAAAGCATTGATGTTACTGCAGGTGTCCTGCAGCGGATTTTTGGGTTAGTTAAAGTGAAAATTGAGACAGCGGGAGGAGGGGCAGAACCTGAACTTGAACTGCTGGCTGTTACAAAAAAAGAAGCCGCTGAATTACGAGAGGCATTATTACAACGAACATCTAATGAACTAGAAAATGATGAAGTCGAGCAAATTGAAGAAAAGAAATCCGAAAAAACAACGTGGAAGCTTCCGTTTTCAGACCTTGTAATTGCTGCAGCCACCTCAAGTAGTGTTGGGATTGTGTTATCTGCTTTACTAGCCATCTTTTCACAGATAGAAGTACTTATCCCAGAAACACTGTACAATCGATCGGTGGAATATATCTTTGATACATCTGTTTTCTATTTAATTCTATCCTTAGCGTTTTTATTTGTATTGGCTTGGTTGATATCAATTGGATTGATGGTCATTAAATACGCTAATTTTACAATTACGAAAGAAGACAATGATATTATCATTGAACGTGGCTTACTAGAAAAGAGACAATTGACGTTAAATGTGAATCGGATTACAGCTGTCCGTATTGTTAGTAGCCCACTGAGACAACCTTTTGGATTCCGAACCATTTTCGTCGAAAGCAAAGGTGGAGGTTCAAGTGACGAACAATTTTCAACAGTCCTTATCCCTTTGTTGCATCAAAAACAACTAAGGTCGGTCATGCAACACCTTATTCCTACATACGACGTATCCCTGGATATCAATCCAATTCCAAAGAGAGCAGCTCTACGGTATTTATTACGAATCGGTTTACTTCCAACGATTATCATATCAGTGTTGACTTATTTTACCTCCTTTGGTAAATATGGATTTTTTCTGCTTCCGTTAGTAATTGGGTTAGGGTATTGGCAATACAAAGACGCGGGTGTTGGATATGATCAACAATCGATTTACTTCCGTTTTCGCTCAATCAACCAAACGTTGGTTATCGTTCATAAAAAACGAATTGAAGCCGCTGATGTTCACCAATCGGTTATTCAACGTTATCGGAGACTTGCGTCGATTGATATTTCGGTGTTATCAAGCATTATTGGAAAAACATTTTCAGTTGTCGATGTAAGTGAGAAGGAAAGTAAAGCATTCTTACAATGGTATACGTATGAAAAAAAAGAGAGCAATAAAACTAGCTAA
- a CDS encoding DUF2777 family protein, whose amino-acid sequence MDRKEAQSLIGKQIIVQEHQSGVYYAELVDVIVQPRKPWRGLVKIVGVKQLPAQTSSLEFKLTPPVYQDGDVIEIHSGKIEKLTKTPCQSYQDSLVKAIEKEIENCNKKQPSNVTGIDELKSYLNSVQSEPLKEAVVKTSNNHPYSLLLQELEKPALDTLEKALGTFELTHDNIVYCHNSFTNHPLQESLAIVGVNFITYQTKEQVVSVQHHYERKVVNAHQDVIYDRFEFTTESGKRSIIMYTNEFSRDR is encoded by the coding sequence ATGGACCGAAAAGAAGCACAATCACTGATCGGAAAACAGATTATTGTTCAAGAACACCAATCAGGTGTTTATTATGCAGAGTTAGTAGATGTCATTGTTCAGCCTAGAAAGCCTTGGAGAGGACTAGTTAAAATCGTTGGTGTGAAACAGCTACCAGCTCAAACAAGTTCGTTAGAATTCAAGCTTACACCCCCAGTCTATCAAGATGGAGATGTAATTGAAATCCACTCAGGTAAAATTGAAAAATTAACAAAAACACCTTGTCAGTCCTACCAAGATTCTTTGGTAAAAGCGATTGAAAAAGAAATTGAAAACTGTAACAAGAAACAGCCCAGTAACGTTACTGGAATTGACGAATTAAAATCGTACTTAAATTCAGTTCAATCCGAACCACTTAAAGAAGCTGTTGTCAAAACCAGTAATAATCATCCTTATTCTTTATTACTTCAAGAACTTGAAAAACCGGCACTTGATACACTTGAAAAAGCACTTGGAACGTTTGAACTGACTCATGATAATATCGTTTATTGCCATAATTCTTTTACAAATCATCCGCTCCAAGAAAGCTTAGCGATAGTGGGAGTAAACTTTATTACATATCAAACAAAGGAACAAGTTGTTAGTGTACAACACCACTATGAACGAAAAGTCGTCAATGCCCATCAAGATGTTATTTATGACCGCTTTGAATTTACAACAGAGTCTGGTAAGCGTTCTATTATTATGTATACCAACGAATTTTCAAGAGACAGATAA
- a CDS encoding guanylate kinase → MYDLKEKEMIFVFTGPDGSGRKTVARLVGDTLHMQGVISSTTRAKRSYETEDVDYHYLSREDFMKAEENNEFIEKVEINGHLYGIKESEVAEKFEKNGCIYLVSNKEGADILKGLYGDKVIRLFLYADRDTVIQRQRERGDAEDVIDAHMSHYDEELEYKTECEHAFENYELAHTVFEVTNKIEKYLTGVLKAK, encoded by the coding sequence ATGTATGATTTAAAAGAAAAGGAAATGATTTTTGTGTTTACGGGTCCAGATGGCTCAGGTCGGAAAACAGTTGCTCGATTAGTTGGCGACACATTACATATGCAAGGAGTTATCTCTTCTACAACAAGAGCAAAGCGCTCGTATGAAACAGAAGATGTTGATTACCATTATTTATCGAGAGAAGACTTTATGAAAGCTGAAGAAAACAATGAGTTTATTGAAAAAGTTGAAATAAATGGTCATTTATATGGGATTAAGGAATCGGAAGTAGCTGAAAAGTTTGAGAAAAACGGCTGTATTTATTTAGTATCTAATAAAGAAGGTGCGGATATTCTTAAAGGGCTTTATGGGGATAAGGTCATTCGTTTATTTTTGTATGCTGACCGCGATACGGTAATCCAGCGTCAAAGAGAACGTGGTGACGCAGAAGATGTCATTGATGCTCATATGAGTCACTATGATGAAGAATTAGAATATAAAACCGAATGTGAACATGCATTTGAAAATTATGAGCTAGCTCATACCGTTTTTGAAGTGACAAATAAAATAGAAAAATATTTAACTGGTGTTTTAAAAGCTAAATAA
- a CDS encoding toxic anion resistance protein, whose product MSEYTKLITEYKDNKDIDKILETLGGLGEKEQKEAGESLEALKRPVKEMMAQQDNQLPTQLHQLKEIVSELEPSYLQENSWQKMMNKLFRRSPIEQFAKKYQTVEAQVDQIIEGLLSGKDKLQEDTIMLEQLRVVARERIVGLEGQIDTGKQLNSMLEEELTNEDNKDNINALQKGQQKVISRVKNMSQAIMVLQQSIASVDIIIENNDKLKEAIFNAITMTKNIITVTASIQLALGNQRKVINAVQNVNQATESMLLSNAQLLKENTEQTLKTLEEPAIAIDTFKKAYDDVFSAIQLTEQSNERIIASGKKFIAEMDDLNKQMKTKLIGQ is encoded by the coding sequence ATGAGTGAATACACAAAGCTAATCACCGAGTACAAGGACAATAAAGATATAGATAAAATTTTAGAGACACTTGGTGGTCTTGGAGAAAAAGAACAAAAGGAAGCTGGAGAATCGCTAGAAGCGTTAAAAAGACCCGTTAAAGAAATGATGGCACAGCAGGATAATCAGCTCCCTACCCAACTTCATCAGCTTAAAGAAATTGTTTCTGAGCTAGAACCTTCCTATCTACAAGAGAATTCTTGGCAAAAGATGATGAACAAATTATTTCGTCGTAGCCCTATTGAACAGTTTGCGAAGAAATACCAGACCGTTGAAGCCCAAGTTGACCAGATTATTGAAGGTTTGTTGAGTGGCAAAGATAAACTACAAGAAGATACGATTATGCTTGAACAACTTCGTGTTGTCGCAAGAGAGCGAATTGTAGGCTTAGAGGGACAAATTGACACAGGAAAACAATTGAATTCTATGTTAGAAGAAGAGTTGACGAATGAGGACAATAAAGACAACATTAATGCACTTCAAAAAGGTCAACAAAAAGTCATCTCCCGAGTTAAAAACATGTCCCAGGCGATTATGGTGCTACAGCAATCGATTGCCTCTGTTGATATTATTATTGAAAATAACGATAAGCTAAAAGAAGCGATATTCAACGCAATTACCATGACCAAAAACATCATTACAGTAACGGCATCGATACAGTTAGCGCTTGGAAATCAACGCAAGGTCATTAACGCAGTCCAAAACGTAAACCAAGCTACCGAATCGATGTTGTTGTCAAATGCTCAATTGCTAAAAGAAAATACAGAACAAACGTTAAAAACATTGGAAGAACCAGCAATTGCCATTGATACGTTTAAAAAAGCGTATGATGATGTGTTTTCTGCGATACAATTAACAGAACAATCGAATGAACGTATTATTGCGAGTGGAAAGAAATTTATTGCTGAGATGGATGACTTAAATAAACAAATGAAAACAAAACTAATTGGTCAATAA
- a CDS encoding NRDE family protein, whose product MCLINFSFERHPTYQLVVAANRDEFYDRATAPAAYWNDAPHILAGKDLVSHGTWLGVTKKGRFAALTNYRDQVTIENPKSRGKLVSNFLNSSFSAKEYGILIEETKTQYQGFNLLLWDGREFFYHSNRSEKFQKLIPGTYSFSNALLHSDWPKVRKGKTLLETCNEKTGDDLFECLLGGLSDHVVAEDHLLPDTGVGIEMERWLSSMFINKGNYGTRSSTIITFDYEGKVHFFERTYNFYGKKKNDVDYTLRIHNKKRGI is encoded by the coding sequence ATGTGTTTAATCAACTTTTCGTTTGAGAGGCATCCTACATATCAATTGGTGGTGGCGGCAAATCGTGATGAATTTTATGATAGAGCTACTGCACCAGCAGCATATTGGAATGACGCTCCTCACATCCTAGCAGGAAAAGATTTAGTGTCACATGGGACATGGCTTGGGGTGACGAAGAAAGGTCGCTTTGCGGCTTTAACAAACTACCGAGACCAAGTCACAATAGAAAATCCAAAATCACGTGGGAAGCTAGTCTCTAATTTTTTGAACTCTTCCTTCAGTGCCAAAGAGTATGGCATTCTTATAGAAGAAACGAAAACACAATATCAAGGATTTAATCTACTTTTATGGGATGGTCGGGAGTTTTTTTATCATTCCAATCGAAGTGAAAAGTTTCAAAAGCTCATTCCCGGAACTTACAGTTTCAGTAATGCGTTATTACATTCAGATTGGCCAAAGGTGAGAAAAGGAAAAACCCTACTTGAAACGTGTAATGAAAAAACAGGTGATGACCTTTTTGAATGCTTACTTGGTGGATTATCAGACCATGTCGTGGCAGAAGACCATTTACTTCCTGACACAGGGGTTGGCATTGAGATGGAACGCTGGCTATCTTCAATGTTTATCAATAAAGGAAATTATGGTACTCGGTCCTCAACAATTATTACCTTCGATTATGAAGGAAAGGTTCATTTTTTTGAGAGAACTTATAATTTTTACGGTAAAAAGAAGAACGATGTCGATTATACGCTTAGGATACATAACAAGAAAAGGGGAATTTAG
- a CDS encoding YqkE family protein: protein MKKHKKENDQNWEIRGRISEDVLAKLKKTAEVMKKQEAETAEQQRLQRIEERKEKEKNKSFEELLEESDLDWQKYK, encoded by the coding sequence GTGAAAAAGCATAAAAAAGAGAACGATCAAAATTGGGAAATCAGGGGTAGAATTTCAGAAGATGTATTAGCAAAACTGAAAAAAACAGCAGAAGTAATGAAAAAACAAGAAGCTGAAACAGCGGAACAACAGAGATTACAACGAATTGAAGAACGGAAAGAAAAAGAAAAAAACAAATCGTTTGAAGAGTTATTGGAAGAAAGTGATCTTGATTGGCAAAAATACAAATAA